Proteins encoded together in one Campylobacter concisus window:
- a CDS encoding membrane protein, with amino-acid sequence MKFSFITPEPRPLLSIFSKLWLSLIGFVFVVLLVANFFIVYKNYSTKKNIEFLANEQKELSQKIVTTDEISAKLAVQIDSANDIFTSNSILKQSLHNLFDLVPDSITLEEVFMDKNSLIIRGITPTKDVFNQLLASPLRSIFTTSNTSFYQSKNGWYGFISTNKIDNSEGYNE; translated from the coding sequence ATGAAATTTAGCTTCATCACTCCAGAACCAAGACCGCTTCTATCTATCTTTAGTAAGCTCTGGCTAAGCCTCATCGGCTTTGTCTTTGTGGTGCTTTTAGTGGCAAATTTCTTCATCGTTTATAAAAACTACTCAACCAAGAAAAATATAGAATTTCTAGCAAATGAGCAAAAAGAGCTTAGCCAAAAGATAGTCACTACGGATGAAATTTCAGCCAAGCTTGCTGTGCAGATAGACTCAGCAAACGACATCTTTACGTCAAATTCTATCCTAAAGCAAAGCTTGCACAACCTTTTTGACCTTGTGCCTGATAGCATCACGCTTGAAGAGGTCTTTATGGATAAAAACTCACTCATCATCCGCGGCATAACGCCCACAAAGGATGTCTTTAACCAGCTTTTAGCGTCGCCACTAAGGTCGATTTTCACCACGTCAAACACTAGCTTTTATCAGAGCAAAAACGGCTGGTACGGCTTTATAAGCACAAATAAGATTGATAATTCTGAGGGATATAATGAGTAA